The Branchiostoma floridae strain S238N-H82 chromosome 12, Bfl_VNyyK, whole genome shotgun sequence genome segment ATCATTATAGCCTTTATAGCAGTCAGTGTCGACTTATATTTTTCTTTGCCGATTTACGATTTTCAACAAGGGCTATCGCTCTCTAATGCTGGGAGATGGAGTTTTCGCTCTGGGTAGGAGTCATTAGAAAACCTTAGCAAGGAGCCTATGTTAAAAATCGCaaaacaacccccccccccgaaaaaatGATATTAAAAATGATACCTGTGTCCTTGATCCTCTCTTCAAGCTGTACAACTCGCTTCACCAATCCATCTGTGATGATCTTCAGTTCAGCCAAAAAGTGAGACAGACGATGGATCTGCAAAATAGTTCCAAACTGTCAGGTTCGACTGTAATGATACATAAGGTAGGCAACAAAGAACATGGCGCATTTCAGAATCTAACAGAAGATCTAACAAATCTTCCCAGGAAGTAACAACCCATGGTGCAATCAACGCTATTAAACTTTAACAATCAATAACTTGAGGATACCATTCTTGTTGCACATTGTTTAAATTTCATTTCCTACAATGTTGAAAGACTATACTGTGCCCACGCATTTAaaccttcgtcaagaaggttatgtttgcGGTAGAGCGCGCGctcgtgtgtttgtgttaatgCTCGAGCGGAACTTACGGTTTTATTTCTCGAGGCCATTACCATGTATATCCAAATTTCGTTACAATGTGATGATCACTTTTCCTGCAGTATACGTTTAAAGTCATGTAATTCCCCTGTCACAtttagcgaaaatcgatcggtcgacgattctgcggcaatcgtccgaacctcgcttatgataataactctgttgcacaacaattatacaaggtacaaagtgtgGCTTATATGCGACAGGGACACGTGCAAGAGGCTACTTTTCTAACTATGACGATCTTTTGGAGGACGTTACAGAGCGCGCGGGAGTTCCAGTAACCTGGCACTCTTCCTTACAGTTGACCGTTGCCCTTAGCAACCGAACATCGTGTTTGGCGTTTCCTACACGTGAATGTCGTACAGCAATCATGATCAACTACGaatgatacaaaatataaattttACTGGTTCTCACGGTGTTGTGAaaacctatatacatgtaacggttGAACTTGATCACAGAGAATTTCCAAGACGACCTAACTCTATTAAATCAAGATGGCTGACATACCCCCTCGAAGGTGCAAGCCTGGCTTCCAACGTTCACCCCTGGATCGCAGAAATTGAGTGGTTGTCCCGTGCACTCCATGGCAATAAGAACCAAACCAATATAAATCAGatacattgttgaaattctACAATGTACACCCGCACAACAACCTTAACATTAAGACTCTTCAAGGAAGTAAGTGGGTACAGTTTTAGTTCTGTGTAGATCTAAAGGTTCGTGTAACAAAGGAGGTTATATTTGGTGTAACCCTATCCTACTAATTGCATTTTGTTCAAGTTTCTGCTTTAGCCAATGGGCAGACGTGACTCTAACATTTGCATAGTACCTAATTTCAAGTTGTGTCAGCGCCAGGTGACCAGTCAAGCGTTATTGTTTGGGTAATAATGCGATTTGGATCCCCTCGCTTCCCAATTGTCAAGGTTGGTTTGTGGTTTCCCTAGCTGGACAACTATTGTCTTTCATCTACATGGGTGATAGTCCTACCAATATGCGGACTTTTGAAGTCAGTAGTTTTTGACAATTGCAGATCCATGGATTTGTCTAAAATCTTCACACAAGGTACTCCTCAGTCCCAAAGCAGCCAATAACATACATTCACATAactccaccaggtgtcattataccgccacctcaaaaaacgttgttttagtggccttctcaagattgtcttcaacacctaaatatcttaattgtattacatttaggatatttaacattcggtgttcaagacaatcttgggaagacctctacaCTAGcgtttttaaccctcaaacagcCGAGTGGGGTCCAGGCGTAaactttgaagtgccatttgaacatttttgatctgaagaaaaatttcCGTgaccaaacggaccccagcaaataAGTGCCGTTTTTAAAACAATCTTTTGATACTAACTCctgaactacttatcgtatgaccaccaaactttcatagatagataaacatgtaaacataaatctttaaaaaaaaattccgtgTCAttaccatataatatgacgacgttatgacgtcattaagcttaaaagggcggccatcttggattttgaccaatgacgtcatgaaattagcataaattttaaattttaaatcatgaaaattacatttaaattcatagaatttaattgttgtaagaaaacaagtgtagtttaccgaaaaaaccttgtttaaatcgaaattggcaaattttggcaaaaatatgcctgtcataattccgttgccatggcaacccaaaaaaatgataaacttactttattgacggGGACTAAGGTTTGAGTTTATGAGGTTTGCATTTTGTGTCCAATCCTAGAGACCATTTTTTCAAGCAAGAGAAAGAGCCGTACTTTAACTTTACGAATGCTAAGATAGCCATAAGGTAACACATATTGTATTAGTTATGGGGTTTTCAATACAGAGAAGGTTAAATGGTCATGAAACTGTTTCTAGATACAGCATATTTTTCACACTCTTCTGCAGTTGGTCTCGAATTAATGTTACTAGTTGTGGTTAAAGGAAAAGTTTCAATGCAGGGCTTGTGTTATGCACAATATATGAAGAAATTGACTCAACCTTAGCTTGCAATTTCTGCTTTATAAAGTGaaaatacaacagttactactTCTGTACCTACGAGTGAATGAAACCTACGTGTAAATCtttgtaaaatacatgtacacacctctgattcgagagagagagagagttactacagtggattccaattattcgtattacgcctatttggataattcgggtaattgtatagaattacgaaatcccaaaccatttgccattcattctattgtttaagacatcgcagaattggataaccgGCCATCTCAgacttcgggtttttggataggaTTACGTCAACTTATATCGaataaaaatgggaaaatatacgcTAGAACTTACAAAATGAGGCCAAAATTAACGAAGAACTGTATGTATGAAGGCATCAAATCAGGAAAAGAACCGAAAGAAAGGTAGATTCCACCCAAAATCTTGCCGATACCGCTGTGGAAGCGCGCGAACATTTGGTCAGGCGCCATTTTGGtaggttgccgcaaggcatgaCGGGTGGAtgtcaacacgcttttgagttcatatttcgcCTTCAGACAAtgtctaaacttggtttaccctacaaaaaaatgtgttttacatagccactgtctcattattgagctgatttcggctgcgCTACGTAGATTTTTGCAGCGCACGTAACGCAACAgggtcaatgaactgtgatgTCGCAATCAGCCGCATTGAATGGTGGGATATCTCAACCCACGCTGCgacgccattttaaatgttttgaaagtgattttttcgtcttccaccgCAAAGACGGCGTCGAGTTTGaaatttcagcgtaatttgtggacacaagatgtaaataagaaggtgaagagtttatctctccaatACGTACGGTCATTTTGCTAAAAATTACGAAATCAACATACTTTTTTCCGACCGATACAAGCGGAGCTGTGTTTGTCTTTTGTGTGGTTCATTTAGTTATGCCCTCGGcagtgcgagtcaagcgtatttttctacatgttcatttagccaCCGACTTAAAAAATCTTATTAGATTGTATAATATCGGaacatataattatgtaaagctTGTAACTGGAATCTGTTCGATATTTTGCTGGATATTTTATGATGttatagattcaaacagttgacGTTCCATTCATTCAAAACAGTACTGTAGGTTAACTACTGCTTAGACTACTGTTCTAGATGAACAAATGTCTGATTAAAAAGTTTTGTGGGCCTTTTGTAAATGAGGTTCCGTATCgtgtgtgtggtgtttgtgtcttgcgtagtagtaatcctatattcgcccccctcccggcTCCCTTCGGGCCTAAGTGGCCCAACTTCGGACTGTTGGATACTTCGgactattggataaaatgcgCTGACAAATGAGCTATCCAAATAAGCGAATTCCACTGTATTTTGGTGAAGAACATATATACATGTTAAAAGCACATCACACCGTTACCAGTGCTTTACTTTAAAAAGAAGCTGATATATGTGGAAAAACTTAACTTTACCTAACCAACAGCAagtttgattgggacttaccccaaattttcagccgactccgtcagccttgttcacggaataaTGGACttgtctgctgtagcttccggacgtgacgtcagggacacacgactggcatttacgaccctctgctgcagtcatgtgtccctgacgtcacgtccagaagctacagcagacgggtccattccgtgaacaaggctgacggtgTCGGCTGAatatttggggtaagtcccaatcaaacttggtgttggttacgtaaagtttagtattttccacaatgtcattaaccaacacagatgaactttcatgctaagctGATATATGTTTATTGTGTTTACTGGAATACATACGTACATTATTAAGAGGCTCAGTTACATCAAGACATTGGTCATCCTGGAGCCCTTCTTACAAGGATCTGTCTAAGCAAGGACTTCACAGATGTAGTAGTTAGACATTGAGCATGCAACATCATTCCAGTGGCCGTTATGGAAGCCGGGGGAGATGTGAGCACAGTTTTCCCTTGTGCGACCATTTGGTTCGCCTGTCCCCCATATTCCATCACCAACCAGCAAAGTACCATCATCCCAAACCCACAGCCCCTCTGCCTCTTGATCACTCAGCCCGATCCAGGTGTGTGCTCTCGTTGTAGCCTTCACGTGATTGGCTAGGAAGTTCTGGGTCTCATTATTCTTCACCGTTGCTAGGCGACCACCTTCTCCGTGACAAGTGGCCTGTGACTCGTTGTAGGGTTTCTGGTTAGTGGAGAAGCGGTAACAGGTCCTCTGGAACCGCTGGTAGCCAACAGGGCAATCTGTGGGGGAATAGATTAGAAGTAAATATTCGTGCTCTTAACACAGTTTAAGTCTTTCCAACACTTCatcgtacaatttgaaaccatacACGTCTTTTATAATGACAAAGCTGATCACTAACTACTGGACATTCCCCCATAATTTTGTGAGAATTTCCCAACGTCCTTCACAGGCTTTTATAGCATGCAGGCatgtttttaaacattttttttgttctcgAATGCAGAAAGTTTCCATGCTGGCTAGAAGTCATTAGAGAACTTATATGTAGGTGCCCAAAtcagccccctccccaccaccaaTAACTACAATAGCCAGTGCTGCAAGAAGTCTGCAAAGGTGGCTATTAGTAAGTTAGAGCTTTTGCAACATTATCTTTAGTAAACAAGGAGACtatttttttgctttcttctcaccaatgttttggtgactgtctCCAAaacagggcaattctgactggttcacattgtactgcaggacaggtgtcgctgctcacagttcaggtGCGGTCAAAAAACGTATCTTTGGTATTCCATCCACCAATGCCTTCAGTAAGACACGAGAGtgcatacaatcatgtatctgCCAAAAGAAATGATACCTGTGTCCCTGATTCTCCCCTCAAGCTGTGCAACTCGCTCCCGCAGACTGTCTGTGGTGTTCCTCTGTTCAGCCAAAATATGAGACAGACGGTTGATCTGCAAAATAGTTCCTAACTGTCAGGCTCAATTGTAATGATACATAAGGTAGGCAACAAACAACATGTCAGATTTCAGAATCTTATAACAGAGGGCTAACAActcttgtatgtatgtgtgtgtgtgtgtgtgtgtgtgtagagaTAGCTAAATTTATGCCTTTTTttaaggggcattccactccacacgggaatgttattttccgatagatattaattttaggaagtaataaatgcatagtACTTCACATTATAGGATAAAGTACCCAGTGCcacaaaagcattcagtcttctactaaactcccggCCCaggtaccctctaattgaattaatcctatggctgaatacagtacaaaacttttaggtaaggttaaaaaactaatttcaggatcgctaagaaatctcgtcttgttatgtgttctttgctatcttatgagcaatttgccttctcggtgtgcttagcgatcctcatttatgcactacagtggaagccagttaattgcacctcggataaacgcacacttcgggtaattgcacggaatcccaaaatcccaaaccgtctcccattcactccattgttattgacttcgcttatctgcacgacaaaaaatcaccgacgccggataattgcacggaaatttgtcaaacatcgtcaaCAAATTGACTAAAAATGCGTGCTTAAAATCGTAagacacggtacaaataagccgaaaacggcctttgtgaagtcgctatactgacaacatgtatgaaattgttattggaatcaaaagaaagcgatattgtggggtcggcaccatgaagagacgctaaaggtcgtcaaagcccgcattacgatttggcagacaacttgctgtgaCATACTCAATAAAAACTGATCTCTgtctgtccattgtctaatcACTGTAATTAGGGacgcggggaaatacttatgcagtggttttatgttcttggcagccagtcggaaaccgTGACACAGCGACTTggggcctacagacggacaaaacactcgccttcggcggtGCAATGCTTTAGTTTCATGATCAGGAAGCGacataacgtatacagtaactttcttttagtttcgatttcaagtgcattgcagtacgatgtttcgtgaagacatgtatatgacgtccggagcacaacaggtacagcactactgtaacacgtaaataaactgtgcgttgtactatctcccataccacctctcggcccctccgaccatggtgatgcggtccaaatgaccaactccgcattatcaCACaggccggataattgcacggaattcgctggcaaattgggtgtgcaattaagcggcttccactgtataaacaaattgtctatgcgtatagggaatgcacgggtagggtctgcatgggtttagtgagtgtcatattgttttacaaaacacacatcgcgcaattcatcccaaggcaaattccacaaaattcggctgattatgtattcattgacacattatctattggaaaacaccaccacTTTCTGGAATGGAATGCCCCTTGAATGATTCCGTacacttaaggtgcactcttactgcacttgcgtcaagcttgcgtcactgcggggttcgttcactgcgtcactgttttgttattatctccaattttttataatttagatattgcgtaatacgtcaaagtatgacttaaaagacgacaaaatacacaaaaggtaaggaaattcgttctttatctctgaaatttgttgagtatctttcgagccccgcagtgacgcaagctcaTGACGCAAATGCACTGAGAGTGCGCctttaagggggggggggggggggggctttaaCAAAATAGAGACGTTACGTTACCTCAGAAGGGTCCAAATCGTTTTCAAGCCGGGCGATCTGCACCTGTTGAGCGATCAGCATCGCCTGGATGTCCGCGAGTTGCTGCAAATTGTCAAGAAACACGACATCGATTGGTTATGGATTGGGGTGGGTACACAAAACCATAGGGAAGTTAAATCCCGGAAATCAAGGaccttttatcagataaaaacTCCCTTGCGGAAGTTGAGCCGCAGATCGTAGCTCTATTGCCCATTTTCTAAGTCTTTCCCAGAATTTGAATCAGGCCCCTTGTTTCCGGGTGAAGATAAAACCTTTTGCTGTCTTTAAACTGTGTGTCCCAGCGTAGCAGGTACAGGTACGCAGTTTGCCAATATGAAAATGTTTTCCGTATACGTCACATGCTATCTTGGCGTACCCGGAAATCAAGAATTCAAACGAGCGTGGAGACCAAAAAATCTATTAATTCACGGAAAGTTTGCCAGTATGACAATGTTTTCCGTATACGTCACATGCTATCTTGGCGTACCCGGAAATCAAGAATTCAAACGAGCATGGAGACCAAAAAATCTATGAATTCACGGGTCtgatagtaaaaaaaggaaaaagcatGCAGAGACACTCCCTCAGTAGTATTCTTGGTTTATCCCTAAACTTCCCGTTCACACCACCATCATTCTACAGAAAGAAGTTAACACGTccttcaaataaagtctcaaagtttcACGACCTTGAAAATGTTTTGCAAAAGTCCGTAACGCTAGGTTAAATAGCCATGTCGTGCTTGACTTACCGTACTTTGAAATACTACTTGTACTTAATAATGCTATGATAGTTCATATTTTAGCATTTTCTATACGTGTCGTACAGTCTACTATCAGCTATTTGTGACtcaaaaattaaaacttttgcAGGTTCTGGTGTAGTGGAAACCTCTACATGTAATTGTTGAACTTGATCACAAGGAAGTAAAGATGGCTCACATACCCCGTCAAAGTTGCAATTCTGGCTTCCAACGTTCACCACTGGATTACAGACACATTTCTCTTCCGGGCTCCGCCAATTGAGTATTGTTTGCCCGGTGCACTCCATGACAAGAAGAACCAAACCCATATAAACCATatacattgttgaaattctACAATGTACACCCGTACAACGACCTTAATATCCAGACGCTTCAAGGAAGTTAATAGGtatagttttacttttagttctGTGTAGATCTGAAGGTTTGTGTATAATCCTATATCCTGCCTGTTGTTTAGGTTTCTGCTTCAGCCAATGGGCGGCCGTGTTCATTAAATTTGCATACCTTTTCAAGTTGCGTCAGCGCCAGGTAACCAGTCAAGCGTTATTGTTTGGGGTATGTGGATCCCTTCGCTTCTCAATTGTCAACATCAAGGTTGTTTTGTGTTCTACCTAGCAAGACAAAAATTGTGTTTACCAGTGTTATCATGTGTAATAGACCTCCCAAAATCATAAAATGCGATCTTTCGAAGTCAGTAATTTTTGACAATTTACAATTGCAGAGGAGGTGGGTTTATCTAAAGACTGCACGTAAGATACTCCTCAGTTCCGTAGAGCAACCAATAGATGTCTTATTGTTGATGGCTGTGATTCGTTATTGGATACAACATAACTCCTTTAGTTGAAACCAAATTCCTGTCAGATAATACGCACCTGGCCAAGAGAAAGTGATTGTAAGGTTAGTGAAGAAGTCTCTTATATTCAAGCAGATATTTTTTACCAATATTGTTTTTTTCGCGATCTGATTTGGAATCAGCagtggacgtcatccataagatttacttgctgtcgCCTTACCTTCAGACGATGTTTTGGCATCGATTCGTCCCCTTCGATTGTGCACGCGACAAAGGGCTACCTTGCTACAGCCGGGAATGATGTATTGGCTGCGATAGAGTCTATATTGTCACCATCTTAGCTTCTTCGTACACATTTGAAGACCTTTCTACTCCTTCGTGTGATACAGAAGTGTTGTCCATACGGTGGAAACTTCTATTTTTCGTTCAACACTTCGAGGAAGTGGCTTTCGTTCAACACTTCAAGATGAGAGGACAGGATTGGACATAAGTGTCATATTGTGTTTCCACGTCAATTGTACTGACTGATCTACCAAGCGCTCGTGTAAAGTCGCAAACAGCCAAAGTTGAATGAATGTATCAAGTGATATCGTAATAAGTCTGAAGATTAACGTCCCTTATGGAGTACTAGTAACTGGACCGAAACTAAGGCACGGGAGAAACTATGGTGCTATTCATGATGTATGGGGAAATGAGAGTGGTATATGAAATATATGGCATTTTGCGATTggtattttgttattttgcacAAATAGACTAACTTCTGAGGGAAGAAGAATTTGATGTTAGGTCGAAGATACACGTTCCGACGTTAATTCATTACAAAAGTATATCTAGTCCACGGTtgcgtaattatgacgtcatcaatttgattaaatGGGCtgaacccatgaaaaaaggttATTCCCAGATAACATCAaggtatacaaaaaaaaatgtggccGTAGCATATGCATATCTGGTATCCATCCCGCAAACTCACGAAATTGCTGAGGTATCGATGTTAAGGAATATATACAAGCTTTTCAATGAAgggttgtacattttgtatcaccAAATGATTTCAAGATGTTCtacatgatgttttttttctattgaagAATAGCCAAGATCATTTCTCGATTCACAAGGGCTCTCGTGTTTGGGTATCACCCTAATTATGACACGGTGACATAACAATTATAGGCAAAATGATGGTCAGATAAGCAATATATCTGTGCAAGGTAACTTTATTAAGGTGATTGGAAGCATTCGCTTTTGCCATCACCAGACACAGACAAATTAAGTTCTTGTGGCCAGATCTACAAACTCTGGTTCAACTTGGAAATCAAAAGGTTTCTTGCATGGACTACTCAGATGTTTTCAAGATTAAAGAATAAATAAATGTCACCATGGCTACAGGAGTTCTAAATCGCCCGAGTATTGAATTTTATCACGTCACACATTTGTAAAATACTCTCTATTTTACTTAGTACAATCCATTTACAACATTCAAATTTCATAGATGAGTTTTATACAAACCGATACGAACCCATGCCTTATTCATGTGCATGTTTCAGCTTTgcttaccatcatcatcatcgcctttttgctt includes the following:
- the LOC118427168 gene encoding CD209 antigen-like protein A; translated protein: MLLWHWINRLSHILAEQRNTTDSLRERVAQLEGRIRDTDCPVGYQRFQRTCYRFSTNQKPYNESQATCHGEGGRLATVKNNETQNFLANHVKATTRAHTWIGLSDQEAEGLWVWDDGTLLVGDGIWGTGEPNGRTRENCAHISPGFHNGHWNDVACSMSNYYICEVLA